In Mycolicibacterium gilvum, the following are encoded in one genomic region:
- a CDS encoding alpha-1,4-glucan--maltose-1-phosphate maltosyltransferase: MAGRIEIDDVAPVVSGGRFPAKAVVGEVVPVRATVWREGHDAVAASLVVRYHGTAYPQLAEAPVPAATAVEPVPIEAVVNPPARVKPQRFPMSLGSTPDVFHGVFTPDCVGLWTFRVDGWGDSIATWRRAVTAKLDAGQGETDLSNDLLIGARLLERAAAGVPRELRDPLLQAAEALRKPGDPFARAAAALSPEVVELLAQYPLREIITRAEQYGVWVDRPLARFSAWYEMFPRSTGGWDNKGKPKHGTFATAAKALPRIANMGFDVVYLAPIHPIGKVHRKGRNNTVTAAPSDVGSPWAIGSDEGGHDSVHPQLGTIDDFDDFVAATRDEGMEVALDLALQCAPDHPWAKQHPEWFTVLPDGTIAYAENPPKKYQDIYPLNFDNDPAGLYDEVLRVVRFWIAHGVKIFRVDNPHAKPPNFWAWLIGEVKNDDPDVLFLSEAFTRPARLFGLAKLGFTQSYTYFTWRISKSELTEFGQQIVEHADYARPNLFVNTPDILHASLQHGGPGMFAIRAVLASTMSASWGVYSGYELFEHRPVREGSEEYLDSEKYELRPRDFDAALAKGESLEPLLARLNEIRRLHPALSQLRTIKFHHIDNDALLAYSKFDPVTGDTVLVVVTLNALAPEESTLWLDMGALGMEPYDRFWVRDEITGEEYQWGQANYVRLDPAKAIAHVLNMPQIPSGSRLILLRRE, translated from the coding sequence GTGGCCGGTCGTATCGAGATCGATGACGTCGCACCCGTCGTTTCCGGCGGAAGATTTCCGGCCAAAGCTGTCGTTGGCGAGGTGGTGCCGGTTCGGGCGACGGTGTGGCGCGAGGGCCATGACGCGGTCGCGGCCTCCCTGGTGGTGCGTTACCACGGCACCGCATATCCGCAGCTGGCCGAGGCCCCGGTGCCGGCCGCCACGGCCGTAGAACCGGTCCCGATCGAGGCCGTGGTCAATCCGCCGGCACGGGTCAAACCGCAGCGGTTCCCAATGTCGCTGGGCAGTACACCCGACGTCTTTCACGGGGTGTTCACCCCCGACTGCGTCGGCCTGTGGACCTTCCGGGTGGACGGCTGGGGCGACTCGATCGCTACGTGGCGGCGCGCCGTCACCGCCAAGCTGGACGCCGGCCAGGGCGAGACCGACTTGTCCAATGATCTGCTCATCGGCGCCCGGCTGCTGGAGCGGGCCGCGGCGGGTGTGCCCCGTGAGCTTCGCGATCCTCTGCTCCAGGCCGCGGAGGCGCTGCGCAAACCCGGCGATCCGTTCGCCCGCGCCGCCGCGGCGCTTTCGCCCGAAGTTGTCGAGCTGCTGGCGCAGTATCCGCTGCGCGAAATAATCACGCGCGCCGAACAATACGGCGTCTGGGTGGATCGTCCGCTGGCCCGTTTCAGCGCGTGGTATGAGATGTTCCCGCGGTCCACCGGCGGGTGGGACAACAAGGGCAAGCCGAAGCACGGCACCTTCGCCACCGCCGCCAAGGCGCTGCCGCGCATCGCCAATATGGGCTTTGACGTCGTCTACCTGGCTCCGATCCATCCGATCGGCAAGGTGCACCGCAAGGGTCGCAACAACACGGTGACCGCAGCTCCCAGCGACGTCGGTTCGCCGTGGGCGATCGGCAGCGACGAGGGCGGCCATGATTCCGTGCACCCGCAGCTGGGCACCATCGATGACTTCGACGATTTCGTCGCCGCCACCCGGGATGAGGGCATGGAGGTGGCGCTGGACCTGGCGCTGCAGTGCGCCCCCGATCATCCGTGGGCAAAGCAGCATCCGGAATGGTTCACCGTGCTGCCCGACGGCACCATCGCCTATGCAGAGAATCCCCCGAAGAAGTACCAGGACATCTACCCGCTGAACTTCGACAACGACCCCGCCGGTCTATATGACGAGGTGCTGCGGGTGGTGCGGTTCTGGATAGCCCACGGCGTCAAGATCTTTCGCGTCGACAACCCACACGCCAAACCGCCGAACTTCTGGGCGTGGCTGATCGGCGAGGTGAAAAACGACGATCCCGACGTGCTGTTCCTGTCCGAAGCCTTCACCCGTCCGGCCCGCCTCTTCGGCCTGGCGAAGCTGGGTTTCACCCAGTCCTACACCTACTTCACCTGGCGCATCTCGAAGTCGGAGCTGACTGAATTCGGCCAGCAGATCGTCGAACACGCCGACTACGCGCGCCCCAACCTGTTCGTCAATACACCGGACATCCTGCACGCGAGCCTGCAGCACGGCGGTCCGGGCATGTTCGCCATCCGGGCGGTGTTGGCGTCCACGATGAGCGCGTCCTGGGGCGTGTACTCCGGCTACGAGCTGTTCGAGCACCGACCGGTTCGCGAGGGGAGCGAGGAGTACCTGGACTCGGAGAAGTACGAGCTGCGCCCCCGTGATTTCGATGCAGCGCTGGCCAAGGGCGAATCACTGGAGCCATTGCTGGCCCGACTCAACGAGATTCGTCGCTTGCACCCCGCGTTAAGTCAACTGCGCACCATCAAGTTCCACCACATCGACAACGACGCGCTGCTGGCCTACAGCAAGTTCGATCCGGTGACCGGAGACACGGTGCTGGTAGTGGTGACCCTCAACGCGTTAGCACCCGAGGAGTCCACGCTGTGGCTGGATATGGGCGCGTTGGGGATGGAGCCCTACGACCGCTTCTGGGTGCGCGACGAGATCACCGGAGAGGAATACCAATGGGGACAAGCGAATTACGTTCGCCTCGATCCCGCCAAGGCGATCGCCCACGTGTTGAACATGCCGCAGATACCATCCGGATCACGACTGATCTTGCTGCGTAGGGAGTGA
- a CDS encoding tyrosine-type recombinase/integrase: MAYPVAVCPAGGQRTWTVLGEDFATVGPIEEWIEAHRHLWSPNTVRGYATSLAQWWSFLEQRGQTDGWREVGVPAVTAFLSWQRNGRTVQHRLTESDPTPTASTLEVRLAAVISFYRWHQALSGVAVAGRLLRGTPRHRPARGLLAHLDARSAPAASSLVRVRRDRRRNRPPLLLPEQIQAILDGCAVFDAESGSWRGNLRDRFVFALLAETGMRLGETLGLRIGEFVLGRGGTAYVQIVPRCDNPNGARVKMMRPRRVYVGADLERLFADYLTDIACRATEVGIALTDTSPLLVNVFRPPLLAALRETTVREKVATLRRRGVGPPGWTPHWFRHTHATALLLAGTPEWVVSRRLGHAHVQTTLDLYGWVRDDEALRAAANWASYASSWRVAE, from the coding sequence ATGGCGTATCCAGTGGCTGTGTGTCCTGCGGGTGGGCAGCGGACGTGGACTGTGCTTGGCGAGGACTTCGCAACGGTCGGTCCGATCGAGGAGTGGATCGAAGCTCACCGGCACCTGTGGTCACCGAACACGGTGCGTGGCTATGCGACGTCATTGGCGCAGTGGTGGAGCTTCCTCGAGCAACGCGGACAGACCGACGGTTGGCGTGAGGTCGGTGTCCCCGCCGTCACGGCGTTCCTGTCCTGGCAGCGCAATGGCCGCACGGTTCAACATCGGCTGACTGAGTCTGACCCGACGCCGACCGCTTCAACGTTGGAAGTTCGGCTTGCAGCGGTGATTTCGTTCTACCGATGGCATCAGGCACTGTCCGGGGTGGCGGTAGCGGGACGGCTACTGCGAGGAACACCGCGGCACCGACCAGCCCGAGGCTTGCTGGCCCATCTGGATGCGCGTTCGGCCCCGGCGGCATCTTCGCTGGTGCGCGTGCGACGTGACCGACGCCGGAACAGACCTCCCTTGCTGCTGCCGGAACAGATCCAGGCGATCTTGGATGGCTGCGCGGTCTTCGACGCCGAGTCCGGATCGTGGCGAGGCAACCTGCGGGACCGCTTCGTGTTCGCTCTGCTGGCCGAGACCGGGATGCGACTCGGGGAGACGTTGGGCCTGCGGATCGGTGAGTTCGTCCTCGGCCGCGGCGGCACCGCGTATGTGCAGATCGTGCCCCGCTGCGATAACCCGAACGGGGCGCGGGTGAAGATGATGCGACCGCGACGAGTCTATGTCGGTGCCGACCTCGAGCGGCTGTTCGCCGACTATCTCACCGACATCGCCTGCCGGGCAACCGAAGTCGGCATCGCCCTTACGGACACGTCGCCGCTACTGGTGAATGTGTTCCGACCACCGTTGTTGGCCGCATTGCGAGAGACGACGGTCCGGGAGAAAGTGGCCACACTGCGCCGCCGCGGCGTCGGGCCACCCGGGTGGACGCCGCATTGGTTCCGCCACACCCATGCCACCGCACTGCTTCTGGCGGGGACGCCGGAATGGGTGGTCTCCCGGCGCCTCGGGCACGCCCACGTGCAGACCACCCTTGACCTCTACGGCTGGGTTCGCGACGACGAAGCCCTGCGTGCAGCCGCCAACTGGGCGTCCTACGCCAGCAGCTGGCGTGTGGCCGAGTGA